Part of the Cystobacter ferrugineus genome, AACTCGACCTGATGACCGTGGGGCCGAGAGCTTCCGAGCGCTCCCCAGTGGGTGGTAGGGGAGCGTGTTATAGAGGGCCGCGACCCGCCGCGGGAAGGAGTTCATCCCTGAGTCACCTGTACGATTTGCTCACCGAACTGAACCTGGCTCCCATCCAGCAGCTCGAGTACGTCCGGGAGCCGCGGAGCGTGGAGACCACCGCGGGGTTTGGACCCGAGGAGCAGCGGTTGCTCACGCGCGCGAAGCCGAGCGGGCTGGAGCTGGCGGTGGTGCCTGGCTGGCAACGCCGCTCGTGCATCTGGGGCTCCTGGAACTCCGACAGGCAGAGGTCTTAGATGGAACGCATCCTCCTTTGGGGCGCGGCGATCATTCCGAGCCTCGCCGTGCTGGGGTACGTCTACTCTCGTGACCAGTTCCCCGAGCCACGCTCGCTGCGGGTGAGGACCTTCGTTCTCGGCTTCTTCCTCTGCGTGCTGGTGAGCCGACTGAGTCAGCTCCTTTATCCGCTGGGCCCGCAGCTGGCCACGGGGCTGTGGGGCCGCTCCTGGTGGATGGCTCTTCTCTGGGATGCCATCCCCATGGAGGTCTGCAAGTTCCTCCTGATGTCTTTCTACGTGCGGCGCAAGCCCGCCTTCAACGAGCCACTGGATGGTGTCGTCTACGGCACCACCGCGTCGCTCGGCTTCGCCATGTACAACAACATCCTCATCGCGAGGAACAACGACCCGGAGTTCGCCATGCTGCGCATGATTGTCTCGGTCATGGTGGCGGCCGCCAGTGGCATGGTGATGGGGGCCTGCGTGGGCCGTGCACACTTCACCTCCAATCGGGTCCAGCGCCGCGAGTTCCTGGCCATGGGGTTGGGTGGCGCCGTGCTCCTGCACGTCCTCGTCTGGACGCTGTTGTTCACCAAGATCGTCTGGAGCACCTGGCTGGCGCTTCCCGTGTGCGTCCTCGGCCTGCTCTGGGGACACAAACTCTTCACGGCCCTGCGCCACGAACAGGACCGGCTCTTCCATGTGTTGGAGCACCGGGAGCGGCTGCTCACCGAGGGGGGTTGGGACACGGAGAAGCCGGAGGTTGAATGGGCCGGGGCCCCGCGCCAGCCCCTGTTCGAGCGCACCACCTGGGCGTGGGTGAAGCTTGGCCTGGGGAGCCTGGGGCTCTGCTTCTGCGGGCTCCTCTGGTGGGCCACGGATGCCACCTTCCGCGCCAAGCCCGCGCCCCGTGACGTCGGTGACTACATCGCCTTCGTGATCTTCATGCTATTCTTCGACGTTCTGCCCACCTGGCTCTGCTTCCGGCTGGTCTTATCGGGGTTGCGCGAGCCCCGCGTGGCTTCGCCCATATCGTGAGCCGCCGGGCGGGGCCCGGCGGTGCCCAGGGCCAGGCGCAGCACATCAACACGGGGCTGTCCCTCGAGGGCTCGCGTCGGGCGTGCCCTGCCAGGGAAACAGCACGTCGGCCAGGAACTTCCGCGCGCGCGGGTGTTCCGGCCGGCTGAAGAAATGCTCCGGCGTGGTGCGCGCCAGGACACGGCCCTGGTCCATGAACAGCACGCGGTTGCACACGTCCCGGGCGAAGCCCAGTCTGGCAATTCGCATTTGGACTCATGTGGCGATTTGGAGTGAACGGCCCTCTCACGTCTTATTATTGTCAGGGCTGAGCCTTGGAGCACATGGATGCCGTATTTCAGAATCAAGAAAGACACATCATCCTCGGAATACACGGGCAATATTGACGCCGCCCACAAATGGAAGCTGCCGGGTGTCTTTGAGTGTCCCGGCTGCAGAGCCACTTGGGGTGACAACTCCATCTCCTATCCTTCGGTGGACCTCACGCCTATCGCCTATTCAAGGTAAGCTCATGCCTGGGGAATCGAGAATAGAAGGATGCCTCGTTCGGGAATGCGTGGAATGGTGGGAACTCGTCCACGCACTCAGCAAAATCTTCGATCTCAGCGAGAATGACATCGGATTGCTGGATGTTGATGACCTGAAAAAGCCACGCCCCCCGGTGCTCGTGGAGTGGATCGAACGAGAATCTGGTTTTCGCTTGGATTTGACCTTCTACATCGGCGTGGAGGTGCCCTCGAAGCAGGCGGGAATGGCGCTCGCCTGTCGTCTGGCCGAGGCATTGGGACAAGAGATCTTGACGAACCCTCCCGAGGATCCCGATGGGGCCATGTCCTCACCCGACTCGTGGGTCCTGGCCCTTCCCACAGGAGAGATCTACGTCGTCCGTCAAATCAATCCGGAGTCCGATGCCGTCGAAATCGACCGCGCTCCCGAGCGGATGAAGAGACTCCGTCTCCCCCTGATGAATTGAAGCACGGAGCAGACGCGAGCCATGCGCTGGCCCGTCGAGGGCCAGCGGGCTGGATCGTGGGCTCGCCCCCGTTACTTCGCGGGAGCCTTCGACGCATCCTTCGCCGCCGCGTCGGCCTTCTTGCGCAGCGGGCAGGCGGCAATGGCGGCCTTGGGATCGATGGCGTCCTTGCCCTCGTCCACCTTGAGGATCTTGCGCTCCTCCCCAATCACGAACGTGTAGCGATTGGCCAGATTCATCACCGGCATCTTCACGTCATAGAGGTTGGTGAGCGTCGCGTCCGGATCCGGCACGAAGGCGAAGGGCGCCTTGAGCGACTCCTTGAACTTCACCAGATCCTGCGCCGCGTCCGTGCTGACGGCGAGCAACTGGCCGTCGAGCTTCTGCAAGTCCGCGTACCGCTCCGTGTACGCCGCCAGTTCCTTCGTGCAGCCGCCGGTGAAGGCCTTGGGGAAGAAGGCGAGGATGACCGGACCCGTCTTCACCATCTCCGAAAGAGTGTAGCTCTTGCCGGAGGTGTCCTTCACCGTGAAGTCCGGCGCGACCTCGCCGACCTGGGGGGTGGCTCCCATGAGGAAGCCCGCTACGAGCATGGGGTTGAGCATGGCCGGAGGCTTATCACTTCCCGCCCGGGTGTACCCAAGCCCCACCGTGGCGGCCTGTCCACCGGTCACCGCGACCGGGAGCACCCCTTACCGCCAGGCTTCACTTCTCCCCCATGCGCGCCCAGATGGCGGCGGCGGCCTCCCGCGCCTGCTCGGCCACCACGGACGGGTTGACCGACAGGGGCCGGCGCGCCCACACCCGCCACACCCCATCCACCATCACCGACTCCACGTGGCGCGAGCCCAGGCCGAACACCACGTGCCACGCCAGGTTCTCCGCCGTGAGTGGCGTGGCCGGCAGGTAGTCCATGACGAGCAGGTCCGCCACCGCGCCCTCGCGCATGGCGCCGATCTGCAACCCGAAGGACTGAGACGCCAGGCGGTGGCCATTGGCCAGGTAGCGCAGCACGTCGATGGGCTGTCCCGCGTCGCGCGAGCGCAGCCAGGCCGCCTGGGCCTCGGCGAACATGTCCGCGCTCACCCCGTCCGCCCCCAGCGTCGCCCGGTGGCCGAACTTCAGCGCCGGCGCGTAGCCCACCTCGGACTCCATGTTGGAGCGCGGCGTGTGCACGAGCCACGCCCCCGTGGGCAAGAGCTGCGCGAGCTCCGGCCATGCCAAGTGGCCCACGTGCACCAGCACCGTCTGCGGAGACAGCAGGCCGCCCTCCACCAGCCGCGCCACCGGAGTGCCGCCGTAGCGCTCCACCGACAGCTTCTCGTCCAGCGGATCCTCCGCCAGGGGCACGTGCAGGCCCACCCCCGTGCTCTTCACCGCCTCGGTCAGGCCCTCCAGTGCCTCCTTGCCCACGGTGAACAGGGGCGCCGAGCCCACCTGCCCGCGCAGCCGGCCTCGTGCCTTGCGCGCGAAGGACACCGTCTCATCCAGCCCCTCCTCGCGCCCCAGCGCTCCCCGGCGATCCGACACCGCGTAGGAGAGCACCCCGCGCACGCCCACCTCGTGCAGCCCGCGGCCCGCGCGCAACAGCGAGCCCTGGACGGCCCGGGGCGAGGAGTGCAGATCGAAGAGCGTGGTGGTGCCGCACTGCAGCGCCTCCAGGCCCCCCGCCGTCGCGGCCACCTGCACCGCGTCCAGGTCCAGCGCGTCCTCGTAGCGCCAGCGCACCTTGTCCACCAGTTCCTGGTAGCTCTCGAGCTTCGGCCGGGGCATGCCTCGCCCCAGGCTCGCGCTCAGCCGCTGGTGCGCGCTCACCAGGCCCGGAAAGACGAGCTTGCCCGAGAGCGCCACCACCTCGTCGTCCAGTGCCGCCTGGAGATCCGGGCCCCGGGCGACGATGCGCTCGCCTTCGATGCGCAGATCCACGCGCTCGACGTGCGCCGGCTCGAGTTCGACGACGATGCCACCTTTCAGGAGCGTGCCCAACCCGTCCCTCCAGTCAATCCGCGGCCATTCCACCGGCCCGACGTCCGCGAGCCCGCTCCAGACGCCGATCCGGTGGCCACCCTAGCACTGCCCCCGCGCGCGCGTCCCCTCCTACCGCTCTTCCGGGAACCCACCCCTCCGCCTCGAGGCGGAAACCTCCGCTCAGGAAGCACGCTCCCCCTCGGTGCCCGCGAGCAAGAGGCCCAGGAGCTGTTCGGTGGAGAGCGCCGCGGCGCCATCCGCTTCCGACAGGAGGCTGTTGGCCAGGTCGCGCTTCTCCTCGTGCAAGGCGAGGATCGCCTCCTCGATCGTGCCCTCGGCGATGAGGCGCATCACCGTGACGGGCCGGGTCTGGCCGATGCGGTGGGCCCGATCCGTGGCTTGATCCTCGGCCGCCGGGTTCCACCAGGGGTCCAGGTGGAAGACATGGTCCGCCGCGGTGAGGTTGAGGCCCGTGCCGCCGGCCTTCAAAGAGATGAGGAAGACGTCTCCCTCGCCCCCCTGGAAGGCCGCCACGCGTGCCTCCCGCTCGGCGGCCGGTGTCGCCCCGTCCAGGTACTGGAAGGACACGCCGCGTGCGTCGAGGGCCTCGCGCACCAGGGCCAGGTGCTTGACGAACTGGCTGAAGACGAGCGCCCGGCCCCCCTCCGCACGCAGCCCGTCCACCAGCTCCAGCAGGCGCTCCAGCTTGGAGGACGACACCGGGGAGTCGGCGTCCACCAGGCGCGGGTGGCACGCCGCCAGCCGCAAGCGCGTGAGGGCCGCCAGCACCGCGAAGCGCTTCTCGGGCCCCTCCGCCCTCTCGATGCGGGCGAGTGCCGCCAGGCGCGTGTCCTCGTACAGCCGGCGCTCCGCCTCGGACAGGGCAATGGGCGCCACCGTCTCCACGCGGGCGGGCAGCTCGCGCGCCACCTGCGCCTTGGTGCGCCGCAACAGGAAGGGCCGCACCAGCCGCGCCAGCGCCGCACGCGCCTCGGGATCCTTTTCCCGCTCGATGGGGGCCGCGAAGCGCTGGCGGAAGGACTCGCGGCTGCCCAGCAGTCCCGGGAAGACGAGCCGGAAGAGGCTCCACAGCTCCGACAGGCGATTCTCCACCGGCGTGCCCGAGAGCGCGATGCGGGCCTCGGCCTGGAGCGAGAGCAGCGCCCGGGCCCGGGCCGTGTCGGGATTCTTCACCGCCTGGGCCTCGTCCAGCACCAGCGTGGCGAAGGACACGGGCGTGAAGCGCTCCAGATCGCGCGTTAGCAGGCCGTAGCTCACCACCACCACGTCCCCCGGGCCCACTCGGGGCAACAACGCCTCGCGCTCCGCTTCCCGGTAGGCATGCATCTTCAAGGACGGCGTGAAGCGCTCCGCCTCGCGCATCCAGTTGAAGCACACCGAGGTGGGCGCCACCACCAGCGCGGGGCCCTGGCTCGCGCGGCGCGACAGCAACGCGAGCGTCTGCAACGTCTTGCCCAACCCCATGTCGTCCGCCAGGCACCCTCCCCCGCCCCACTCCGCCAGCCGTGCCATCCACACGAAGCCCTCGCGCTGGTAGTCGCGCAGCTCGGCCCGGAGCCCGGCGGGCACCGGCACCTCCAGACGTCCCGCCTGCCGGATGCGTCCGGCCAGCCGGTGCCAGTCCTGAGGCGCCCGGACGTCGGCGCCCGCCTCGGCCAGCGCATCCAACGCGGGCGCCGCCGCCGCCCCCACCTCCCAGTGGCCGCGCGAGGCATGCGCCGCGTCCGCCAGTGACTGGAGTTGCCCCCGCAGCTCCTGGGTGATCCGCAGCCACCGGCCCTTGCCCAGGGGCACGTACCGGTGGCCCCGCCGCAGCGCGTCCAGTAGCACCGCCAGTTCCACCCGCTCGTCCTCGACCTTCACACCGCCCTGCACGCCGAACCAATCCCGCTCCCGGTGCACCGATACCTTCAACCCCTTCGCATCCGGTGTCCGCACCACGCGCCAGGGACGATCCTCCCATTCCACGTCCCATGCGGGGCGCCCCGGCTCCTCCAGGCGTTCCAGGAAGCCGAGCGACGCCTCCGCGCCCGTCAGCTCGAAGCGGCCCGGCTCCGTCATCGGCAGGCCCAGCCACTCCATCGCCGTGGCCACCCGGGCCCGCTCGTCCTCCAGGTTCCGGCGCGTCCACACGCGCTCGCCCTCGCGCGAGCCCCGAACGATGTCGCCCCCCTCTCCCGGCACCCGGGGCCGGGCCCCGGACAAGGGCCGCGCGAACCACTGTCCATCCAGGGACTCCGCGCCCGTGGGCCGCAGGCGCAGCAGCAGTCCCGGTTCGGCGGGCACCTCGCGCCCCTCCAGAGCGGGTGGAAGGGAGAGAGGAAAGGCCGACTCCACCCCCCCGAGGCGCTCCAACAGCTCCGCGCGCCATGCGAGCGGCAGCCGGCCGCCGTGCTCCACCACGGTGCGCAACACCGCCATCGCCGCGGGCGAGACAGACACCAACACCAGCTCCGGCGGCTCGGGCGCCACGTCGTGCACGAGCAGCCACGGCATGGGTGAGCGGTCACTCAGCTTCCGCCGGGCCCACTCCAGCACCGCGACGCCCTCCACGCTCGGCTCCACCCACAGCTCGTCCTCTCCCACCTCCCCCTCATCGACGGTGAAGCCGAGAGGCAAGGAGCGCACCCGCAGCGGTGCATCCCGCCGTGAATCGAGCACCAGGCGGTGGCCGTGCGCGAGCAGCTTCAAGGCCTGCACCAGCAAGGGGTGGCGCTCGGCCGCGCCGTATTGCCGCTCCATCAACAGGCACAGCTCGAGCGCCTGCTCTTCCTCGGGAGAGGTGAGCAGCTCACGGGCCTCGGCCGTGTCACGGGACGACACGAGGCTCCCCTTCGACAGGCCTCCCCTCTTCGCGGGCCGGTGCAGCAGGGGCCGCAGCCGGGGAGAACCGGACTCCGCCCCTTCCAGATGGAAGCTCACCTGAGGGCCCGAAGCCGGACCGGAGCGGACGTCCGACAACATCCGCGCCTTGTCCAGTGCCTCCAGCAGCTTGCGGCCCGGCTCCACGAAGAGCCGCTCGGCGAGCCGGGCATTCGCCTCCACCCGCCGCGTCTCGCTCAGGGCCTCCAGCACCCGGTCCAGCGCGGACACGGCATGAACGCACCGCGCGGGGCTCGTGGGCTCGCAGTGCGAGCACACCACCGCCTCCCCGCCCTCGAGCACCCGCGACAGCTCCACCCTCACCGCCCGCGAGGCAGGCGCCTCCCCCTCCGTCATGTGCGCATGGCCGGGAGGCAACTCGTACACGAGGAAGGCGGGAGGCTCGCCATGAAGGACGAGGGTGAGGGAACTCGTGGGCAGATCCCGGGGCACGGCGTGCTCACGGATCCGGGCCCTGAGCCTGAACAGCGCCTGGACCAGGGGAGCGAGGCGCGCGTCCGTGGGAGCGGGAGGCCCTGGATGGAGGCGCTCGCGCTCCAGCCCCCGACGCACGGACTCGACCTCGGCCTCCACCCGGGCCCAGGCCGCGCGTTCCAGCACGTCACTCCGAGCCGACGTCAGGAAGGAGGACCGCAGGGTCCCGTCCAGGAGCGACACCAAGGGGTGATGGGCAATCTGGAACAGGTAGGGGAGCCACTCGGTCGAGCGAGGGATGAAGGGTTTCACCTCCAGCAGGGGCACGCGCTCCAGGTGAGCGACCTGGTGCTCCGCCAGCCACTCCCTCACTGCCTCTGGAGTCCGCGGCCGCGACGAGGCGGCTTCGGCGGACATCTCGGGAGACTGGGCCCTGTTCCACACCAGGGCCAGCGCAACCAGATGCTCGCAAAAGCCACTCAGGAGGTAGCGCTCGCAGGAGCAATCCCCATCCAGCCCCCGCTCATCCACGGAGAGCACGACGTCGTGGAGCGCGCGACCCGGGCCTCGGACATCTCCCTCCAGGCCCGTGGGCGTCACCGACCACTTCGTCACGCCCCCCGTGTCCGCCAGCTCCTCGCCCCGGGCGTAGACCCGGGCCTCCACGAGTTCCCTCAACCGGGACGGAGCGAGCCAGGAAGACAGCCGGGAGGGGAAGGACGAAGACGACTTCGCAAGTGGTTGCCGCGACATGACTTCCAAGATAACGCCTGGAAGCGCGGCGGACCCATTTTCGAGCCCGCCATCATGCCGGGTAGCCAGAAGGGCACCGCGACCGTCTCCATGAGGAGACGGTCACTCAGCCGACGGCGCAGTCCTTGCCACGCGTGGGCAGCGCGGAGGTGCCCCGGGAGAGGTACGCGTCGACGGAGCGTGCCGTCTCGCGCCCGTCCGCGAACGCCCAGACGATGAGGCTCGCCCCGCGGCTCGCGTCGCCCGCGCAGAACACCCCCTCCGCCGAGGTGGCGAAGTGGGAGTCCACCTGCACGGTGCCCCGGGGGGTGAGCTTCACGCCCAGTTCCTCGGACAGCGTGTGGCTGTCCGGCCCCGTGAAGCCAATGGCGAGCACGAGCATGTCCACCGGGTGGGCCGTCTGCGAGCCGGGAATCTCCACGAGCGCGGGCTTGCCGTCCGTCCCCGTCGTCAGCTCCACCTTCACCGCGTGCAGGGCCTTGAGCTGGCCGTCCTGCCCCTCCAGGCGCTGGGTGACCAGACCGAACTCGCGCTGGCCGCCCTCCTCCTGGCTGGACGAGGTGCGGAAGACGAGCGGCCAGCGGGGCCACGGGTTGTTCAGCGCCCGCACCATGGGAGGCGGGGGCGCGTACGACACCTGCATCACGTGCGCCGCGCCCTGGCGCAGCGCCGTGCCCAGACAGTCCGAGCCCGTGTCGCCACCCCCGAGGATGATCACCCGCTTGCCGGCCGCGTTGAACCGGGGCTCGAGCGAGGCGAGGCCCGCCACCACCCGGTTCTGGTGCGTCAGGTAGTCCATGGCCATCACCACGCCGGACAGCTCGCGCCCGGGCACGGTGAGATCCTTGCCGCGCTGGGCACCCACGGCCAGCACCAGCGCGTCGTACTGCTCGCGCAGCGCGCGCCAGCCCGGCTCTCGGCCCACGTCCACGCCACAGCGGAACTCGATGCCCTCCTGCTTCAGGAGCTCGAGCCGCCGGTCGATGACGGACTTCTCCAGCTTGAAGTCGGGAATGCCGTAGCGAAGCATGCCACCCGGACGGTCATCCCGCTCGAACACCGTGACGTGGTGTCCCGCCTGGTTGAGCTGCGCCGCCGCCGCGAGCCCCGCGGGACCCGAGCCCACCACCGCCACGCGCTTGCCGGTGCGGTGCGCGGGCGGATGGGCCTTCACCCAACCTTCCGCGAAGGCGCGCTCGATGATCTCCTTCTCCATCTGCTCGATGGTCACCGGATCCTGATCGATGTTGAGCACGCACGCGGCCTCGCAGGGCGCGGGGCACAGGCGGCCGGTGAACTCGGGGAAGTTGTGGGTGCCGCTGAGCGCGAGGAAGGCCTCCTTCCACTTGCCCCGGTACACCGCGTCGTTGAACTCGGGGATGGGATTGCCCAGCGGACAGCCCTGGTGACAGAAGGGCACACCACAGTCCATACAGCGCCCCGCCTGCCGCTTCGCCTCGTCGGCGGGCAGGGGGAGGATGAACTCGCGCCAGTCCTTGATGCGCTCGGACTTCTCCCGCTTCGGCGCGGGCACATGCGTCCACTCCTGGAAACCCGTCGTCTTGCCCATGGTCTTACTCTCCTCCCACGACGTGCAGGCGCGGCGGTTGGGCCGGAGGGGGCCGGCGGGAAGCGCGGCGAGCCTGGAGCACGCGCTTGTAGTCGGTCGGCATCACCTTCACGAACTGCGGCACCATCAGCTCCCAGTTGTCGAGCACCCGCCGCGCCAGCGTGCTGCCGGTGTGGTGCAGGTGCCGTTCGATCATCCCGTGCACGAGCCACAGCTCCGACTCGTCCACCAACGACTCCAGCTCCACCATCTCCAGGTTGCAGCGGCCCCGGAAGGAGCGATCCCGATCGAGCACGAAGGCCGTGCCACCGCTCATGCCCGCGGCGAAGTTGCGCCCCGTGGAGCCGAGCACCACCACCACGCCGCCCGTCATGTACTCGCAGCCGTGGTCGCCCACGCCCTCCACCACCGCCTGGGCACCGCTGTTGCGCACCGCGAAGCGCTCGCCAGCGAGCCCGCGCAGGTACACCTCGCCCGCCGTGGCGCCGTAGAGCACCGTGTTGCCCACGAGCACGTTCTCCTCGGGCACGAAGCGGCTGTCCTGCGGCGGGTAGGCGATGATGCGTCCGCCCGACAGCCCCTTGCCGAGGTAGTCGTTGGCATCGCCCTCCAGCTCCAGCGTCACGCCATTGGCGAGGAACGCCCCGAAGCTCTGTCCCGCCGAGCCCCGCAGGCGGATGCGCAGCCGTCCATCCGGCAGGCCCTGGGCCCCGTAGCGGCGCACCAGGTCGCCCGAGAGCATGGCGCCCACCGCGCGGTGGGTGTTGCTCACCGGCCGCACCAGCAGCGTGGGCGCGCCCCCATCCAGGGTGGCCTTGGATTGGAGGATCAGCTCGTGGTCCAGGTGGTCCGACACGTCCTTCACCTGGGGCGTGTCACAGCGCCGGTCCTCGGTCTCCGGAGCGCTCGAGGGCGTGAGCAGGGCGGACAGTTTCACCTTCTTCGCCTTCCAGTGGTCCGAGGCGGGCAACTGCCGCAGCAGGTCCACCCGGCCCACCAGCTCGTCCAGCCGGCGCGCGCCCAGGGCGGCCATCCGGCGGCGCAGGTCCTCGGCCACCAGGTAGAAGAAGTTCACCACGTGCTCGGGCTTGCCGTGGAAGCGCTCGCGCAGCCCCGCGTCCTGGGTGGCGATGCCCACCGAGCAGGTGTTGAGGTGGCACTTGCGCAGCATGATGCAGCCGAGCGCGATGAGGCTCGCGGTGGCCATGCCGTACTCCTCGGCGCCCAAGAGCGTGGCGACGAGCACGTCCTGGGCGGTGCGCAGACCACCGTCCACCTGCAGGCGGACGCGGCCACGCAGGCCGTTGTGCACGAGCACCTGCTGCGCCTCGGCCAGGCCCAGCTCCCACGGCAGGCCCGCGTGCTTGAGGCTGGACAGGGGCGAGGCGCCCGTGCCGCCCTCGTAGCCGGAGATGACCACGCCGCCCGCGCCCGCCTTGGCCACGCCCGCGGCGATGGTGCCCACCCCCACCTCGCTCACGAGCTTCACGCTCACGCGCGCCGTGGGGTTCACCGACTGCAAGTCATAGATGAGCTGCGCCAGGTCCTCGATGGAGTAGATGTCGTGGTGCGGCGGCGGGGAGATGAGCGTCACGCCGGGCGTGCTCCAGCGCGCCTTGGCGATGCGCTCGTCCACCTTGGGACCGGGCAACTGCCCACCCTCGCCGGGCTTGGCGCCCTGGGCCATCTTGATCTGCAGCTCGGCGGCGTTGACGAGGTACTCGGTGGTGACGCCGAAGCGGGCGCTGGCCACCTGTTTGATCGCACTGCGCCGCAGGTCGCCGTTCTCGTCCGGGATGTAGCGGCGCGACTCCTCGCCGCCCTCGCCGCTGTTGGAGCGCCCGCCGATGCGGTTCATCGCGATGGCGAGCGTCTCGTGGGCCTCGGCGCTGATGGAGCCGAAGGACATGGCGCCGGTGACGAAGCGCCGGACGATGGAGCTGGCGGGCTCCACCTGCTCCAGCGGCACGGGCGTACACCCCTCCTCCGCGACGACCAGCAGCCCGCGCAGGTTGCAGTGCGCGCGGCTCTCGTCATCCGCCAGGCGGGAGAACTCGGCGAAGACCGCGGCGTCGTTGGTGCGCGCCGCCTGCTGCAACAGGGCGATGGTGGACGGGTTCCACTTGTGCGTCTCGCCCCGGCGGCGCCACTGGTACTGGCCGCCCACGGGCAACTGCTCCGCCTCGAACTCGGCCACCGGGCCAAAGCCGCGCGCATGGCGCTCGCGCACCTCGCGGCCCAGCTCCGCCAGGCCCACGCCCTCCACGCGCGAGGGCGTGCCGGTGAAGTGCCGCTCCACCAGCGAGCGCTCCAGGCCCACGATCTCGAAGAGCTGCGAGCCGCGGTAGGACTGGAGCGTGGAGATGCCCATCTTGCTCATCACCTTGAGCACGCCCTCCTCGATGGCGTGCACGAAGTTGGCCTGGGCCTTGTCCGCGTCCACCGACAGCTCGCCCGCCTCGGCCATGGCGCGCAGCGAGTCCAGGGCGAGGTAGGGATTGACGGCCGAGACGCCGTAGCCGAAGAGGCAGGCGAAGTGGTGCACCTCGCGCGCCTCGGCCGTCTCCAGCACGAGGCCGGTGTACATGCGGATGCCGTCGCGCACGAGCCGCTGGTGCACCGCGGACACGGCGAGCAGCGCGGGAATGGCAGCATGGGCCGCGTCCACGCCCCGGTCGCTGAGCACGAGGATGCTCACGCCCGCGTCCACCGCCTCCACCGCATCGGTGCACAGCCGCTCCACCGCGGCCTCCAGGCTCGCGCCCTCCTCATGCAGCGGGTAGAGCAGGCTGATGCGCTGCGTCTCGAAGGCGCCCTCGTTGCGGATGGCGGCCAGGGTGGCGAGCTGTCCGTTGGTGAGGATGGGACCCGGCAGGGACAAGCGGTGGCACTGCTCCGGCGTCTCCTCGAAGGTGTTGCCCTCGGGGCCCAGGCCCGTGGCGAGCGTCATCACCAGCGACTCGCGGATGGGGTCGATGGGCGGGTTGGTCACCTGCGCGAAGAGCTGGTGGAAGTAGTTGAAGAGCGTGGGCGCCTGATCGCTGAGCACCGCGAGCGGCGTGTCCGTGCCCATGGAACCCGTGGGCTCCTTGCCCTCCTCGGCCATGGGCTTGAGCAGCAGGCGGGTGTCCTCGTCCGTGTAGCCAAAGGCACGCTGCTGGCGCCACAGCTCCTCGTTGGCCGGCCGGGGCGGCGCGGGCTCGGTGGGCAGGTCGTCCAGCGTGGCGACGTTGCGCTCGAGCCAGCGGCGGTAGGGCCAGCGCGTGGAGATGTCGCGTTTGACTTCCTCGTCCTCGAGGATGC contains:
- a CDS encoding amidohydrolase family protein, whose product is MGTLLKGGIVVELEPAHVERVDLRIEGERIVARGPDLQAALDDEVVALSGKLVFPGLVSAHQRLSASLGRGMPRPKLESYQELVDKVRWRYEDALDLDAVQVAATAGGLEALQCGTTTLFDLHSSPRAVQGSLLRAGRGLHEVGVRGVLSYAVSDRRGALGREEGLDETVSFARKARGRLRGQVGSAPLFTVGKEALEGLTEAVKSTGVGLHVPLAEDPLDEKLSVERYGGTPVARLVEGGLLSPQTVLVHVGHLAWPELAQLLPTGAWLVHTPRSNMESEVGYAPALKFGHRATLGADGVSADMFAEAQAAWLRSRDAGQPIDVLRYLANGHRLASQSFGLQIGAMREGAVADLLVMDYLPATPLTAENLAWHVVFGLGSRHVESVMVDGVWRVWARRPLSVNPSVVAEQAREAAAAIWARMGEK
- a CDS encoding double-CXXCG motif protein produces the protein MPYFRIKKDTSSSEYTGNIDAAHKWKLPGVFECPGCRATWGDNSISYPSVDLTPIAYSR
- a CDS encoding PrsW family intramembrane metalloprotease, which codes for MERILLWGAAIIPSLAVLGYVYSRDQFPEPRSLRVRTFVLGFFLCVLVSRLSQLLYPLGPQLATGLWGRSWWMALLWDAIPMEVCKFLLMSFYVRRKPAFNEPLDGVVYGTTASLGFAMYNNILIARNNDPEFAMLRMIVSVMVAAASGMVMGACVGRAHFTSNRVQRREFLAMGLGGAVLLHVLVWTLLFTKIVWSTWLALPVCVLGLLWGHKLFTALRHEQDRLFHVLEHRERLLTEGGWDTEKPEVEWAGAPRQPLFERTTWAWVKLGLGSLGLCFCGLLWWATDATFRAKPAPRDVGDYIAFVIFMLFFDVLPTWLCFRLVLSGLREPRVASPIS
- a CDS encoding peroxiredoxin, with protein sequence MLNPMLVAGFLMGATPQVGEVAPDFTVKDTSGKSYTLSEMVKTGPVILAFFPKAFTGGCTKELAAYTERYADLQKLDGQLLAVSTDAAQDLVKFKESLKAPFAFVPDPDATLTNLYDVKMPVMNLANRYTFVIGEERKILKVDEGKDAIDPKAAIAACPLRKKADAAAKDASKAPAK
- a CDS encoding DEAD/DEAH box helicase, with translation MSRQPLAKSSSSFPSRLSSWLAPSRLRELVEARVYARGEELADTGGVTKWSVTPTGLEGDVRGPGRALHDVVLSVDERGLDGDCSCERYLLSGFCEHLVALALVWNRAQSPEMSAEAASSRPRTPEAVREWLAEHQVAHLERVPLLEVKPFIPRSTEWLPYLFQIAHHPLVSLLDGTLRSSFLTSARSDVLERAAWARVEAEVESVRRGLERERLHPGPPAPTDARLAPLVQALFRLRARIREHAVPRDLPTSSLTLVLHGEPPAFLVYELPPGHAHMTEGEAPASRAVRVELSRVLEGGEAVVCSHCEPTSPARCVHAVSALDRVLEALSETRRVEANARLAERLFVEPGRKLLEALDKARMLSDVRSGPASGPQVSFHLEGAESGSPRLRPLLHRPAKRGGLSKGSLVSSRDTAEARELLTSPEEEQALELCLLMERQYGAAERHPLLVQALKLLAHGHRLVLDSRRDAPLRVRSLPLGFTVDEGEVGEDELWVEPSVEGVAVLEWARRKLSDRSPMPWLLVHDVAPEPPELVLVSVSPAAMAVLRTVVEHGGRLPLAWRAELLERLGGVESAFPLSLPPALEGREVPAEPGLLLRLRPTGAESLDGQWFARPLSGARPRVPGEGGDIVRGSREGERVWTRRNLEDERARVATAMEWLGLPMTEPGRFELTGAEASLGFLERLEEPGRPAWDVEWEDRPWRVVRTPDAKGLKVSVHRERDWFGVQGGVKVEDERVELAVLLDALRRGHRYVPLGKGRWLRITQELRGQLQSLADAAHASRGHWEVGAAAAPALDALAEAGADVRAPQDWHRLAGRIRQAGRLEVPVPAGLRAELRDYQREGFVWMARLAEWGGGGCLADDMGLGKTLQTLALLSRRASQGPALVVAPTSVCFNWMREAERFTPSLKMHAYREAEREALLPRVGPGDVVVVSYGLLTRDLERFTPVSFATLVLDEAQAVKNPDTARARALLSLQAEARIALSGTPVENRLSELWSLFRLVFPGLLGSRESFRQRFAAPIEREKDPEARAALARLVRPFLLRRTKAQVARELPARVETVAPIALSEAERRLYEDTRLAALARIERAEGPEKRFAVLAALTRLRLAACHPRLVDADSPVSSSKLERLLELVDGLRAEGGRALVFSQFVKHLALVREALDARGVSFQYLDGATPAAEREARVAAFQGGEGDVFLISLKAGGTGLNLTAADHVFHLDPWWNPAAEDQATDRAHRIGQTRPVTVMRLIAEGTIEEAILALHEEKRDLANSLLSEADGAAALSTEQLLGLLLAGTEGERAS